The Prevotella fusca JCM 17724 genome includes a window with the following:
- a CDS encoding sialidase family protein, which yields MYKSRLFLLLLLCSVVGATWAVMPSPMPAAGTPVSLHPFVATTISGGQFAEGTRWYTLKFKNTTLAAAADDGTISEVVAMAGSIDSELPEQPDNQLWCFVGNETEGYTVYNKAFGTSKALVATDPATNTAEPTMETLEGNQKCSKWWFSASTNLTSPFTDPVYMQLKNADGYALNLSGQTGQICFWTGGKDNGSTVLIEPAYSIVLNPCVLDPDNATFYRNDKKTTGQKWNTYVISNYADPVVTLANADGKNNIGFSSTTTPKTIVIASVNSQNYTLSVEKGYIITGYSFTFKGGSGNTTVKDVTTSKSETADATTAKTFSVTGLTHQSVPFQVLTDFAHVQSLTINIAPASAELLKQQLADNAKYKTAVVFDNTKSRFGYRIPALGQDSNGKLYAAVDLRRTGSDIGMGNGHNDIVMKTSNDHGATWDAEFTTIAAGDQSQDNSSKQWTYSFGDPSIVVDRNNPQNVLVMCVGGHTSFFASKYEEPQHVVRLLSTDGGQTWSKDSLTYQIYNLTKNSVGGQTYGLFLTSGKIMQSRYIKQGAYNRLYIAYPTNNTKQNATFVIYSDDFGATWKLLGGDMQLPNSGADESKVEEMPDGSVLISVRNRGSNTRGYSLFTYTDIAKGEGKWEFQTNATAMNNAVNAVNGEILIVPARRKSDGKKLFVALQSITLSKSREKVGVYFKELPDYNSYASAEALAADWQKGMQVSKVGSCYTGMELLNNDKIGYIYEEDAPGGIGGYNIMFKQIALEDLTNGMYELDRTVDRIPYVKQAAEILRTRLQSYKAANRKYVGMLSMEGLSAVETALDGAEAAVASAEAMPSEPAVYAAQEKMAAAYDVLFNGVERVKIEDGKWYRLKNKLKTNVMLSSDKNILTPAEVNETTVDPALLFQFSRTAEGSWTLKNAKNKVFAMATPAPFTSLSVTTNPADAGKYNVVSTIEGLSYLQSLDPARAVYPAIHADNNGRIVAWAITSEASQWFIEPVDYADETDGIVSLTPAVETVQEVFNLQGQRVSPLSLQKGSVYIVNGKKLVY from the coding sequence ATGTATAAATCAAGACTCTTTCTTTTGTTATTGTTATGCAGCGTCGTTGGTGCGACTTGGGCTGTAATGCCGTCACCAATGCCTGCTGCAGGTACTCCAGTCAGCCTTCATCCTTTTGTGGCAACGACCATCTCTGGTGGTCAGTTTGCAGAGGGCACACGCTGGTACACGTTGAAGTTTAAGAACACTACCTTAGCTGCGGCAGCCGATGACGGCACTATCAGCGAGGTAGTTGCAATGGCGGGAAGTATTGATAGTGAGCTGCCTGAGCAGCCCGATAATCAGCTTTGGTGTTTCGTCGGAAACGAGACGGAGGGTTATACCGTGTACAACAAGGCTTTCGGTACATCGAAGGCACTTGTGGCAACTGATCCTGCTACCAATACGGCAGAGCCTACAATGGAGACGTTGGAAGGCAATCAGAAGTGTTCCAAGTGGTGGTTTTCCGCTTCAACCAACCTCACTTCTCCCTTTACTGACCCTGTCTATATGCAGCTGAAGAATGCTGATGGTTACGCACTGAACCTCAGCGGACAGACGGGTCAGATTTGTTTCTGGACGGGCGGTAAGGATAATGGTTCAACCGTTCTTATCGAACCAGCTTATTCAATCGTTCTCAATCCTTGTGTTCTCGACCCAGATAATGCTACGTTCTATCGCAATGACAAGAAGACAACGGGGCAGAAGTGGAATACTTATGTGATTTCAAACTACGCTGATCCTGTCGTTACGTTGGCGAATGCGGATGGTAAGAACAACATCGGTTTCAGCAGTACGACAACCCCAAAGACGATTGTTATTGCCAGTGTTAACAGCCAGAACTATACGCTCTCTGTGGAGAAAGGTTATATCATTACGGGCTATTCCTTCACTTTCAAGGGCGGTTCTGGTAATACAACGGTGAAGGATGTCACTACTTCCAAGAGTGAGACGGCTGATGCGACAACGGCCAAGACCTTCTCCGTGACAGGCTTGACCCACCAGTCAGTACCTTTCCAAGTGCTGACTGATTTTGCACATGTCCAGAGCCTCACTATCAATATTGCACCAGCTTCGGCTGAGCTTTTGAAACAGCAGCTTGCCGATAACGCAAAGTATAAGACGGCTGTCGTGTTTGATAACACCAAGTCACGCTTCGGCTATCGTATTCCTGCATTGGGTCAGGATAGCAACGGTAAGCTCTATGCAGCTGTTGACCTGCGTCGCACGGGTTCGGATATTGGTATGGGTAACGGTCATAATGACATTGTGATGAAGACCAGCAACGACCATGGGGCAACGTGGGACGCAGAGTTTACTACCATCGCTGCGGGCGACCAGAGTCAGGACAACAGTTCTAAGCAGTGGACTTACAGCTTCGGCGACCCTTCTATTGTCGTTGACCGCAACAATCCACAGAATGTTCTCGTGATGTGTGTGGGTGGTCATACAAGTTTCTTTGCAAGTAAGTATGAGGAGCCACAGCACGTGGTTAGATTGCTCAGTACCGATGGCGGACAGACTTGGTCAAAGGATTCGCTGACCTATCAGATATATAATCTGACAAAGAACAGCGTGGGTGGACAGACTTACGGTCTGTTCCTCACCAGCGGAAAGATTATGCAGAGCCGTTATATCAAGCAGGGAGCTTACAACCGCTTGTATATCGCTTATCCTACGAACAACACAAAGCAGAACGCTACCTTCGTGATTTATTCTGACGACTTCGGTGCTACATGGAAGTTGCTCGGTGGTGATATGCAGTTGCCAAATTCGGGTGCTGACGAGTCAAAGGTTGAGGAAATGCCTGACGGTAGTGTGTTGATAAGTGTCCGCAACCGTGGTTCTAACACACGTGGTTACAGTCTCTTTACTTACACCGATATTGCCAAGGGCGAGGGTAAATGGGAGTTCCAGACCAATGCTACAGCTATGAATAATGCCGTGAATGCCGTAAATGGTGAGATTCTCATCGTTCCGGCACGTCGCAAATCAGACGGAAAGAAACTCTTTGTTGCCCTCCAGAGCATCACACTTTCTAAGTCACGTGAGAAGGTGGGCGTCTACTTTAAGGAACTCCCGGATTATAACAGCTACGCTTCAGCAGAGGCATTGGCAGCCGACTGGCAGAAGGGTATGCAGGTGAGCAAGGTGGGTTCTTGCTATACAGGTATGGAACTGCTCAACAATGACAAGATTGGTTATATCTATGAGGAGGATGCACCGGGTGGTATCGGTGGTTATAACATCATGTTCAAGCAGATTGCTTTGGAGGATTTGACCAACGGAATGTATGAACTCGACCGCACTGTCGATCGCATTCCATACGTGAAGCAGGCGGCAGAGATACTCCGCACGCGTCTGCAGAGCTATAAGGCTGCCAACAGAAAGTATGTCGGAATGCTCTCAATGGAGGGCTTGTCGGCTGTAGAAACAGCTCTCGATGGTGCTGAGGCAGCCGTTGCATCGGCTGAAGCTATGCCGAGTGAGCCTGCTGTCTATGCTGCACAAGAGAAGATGGCTGCTGCCTATGACGTACTTTTCAATGGTGTTGAGCGTGTGAAGATTGAGGATGGTAAGTGGTATCGCCTGAAGAACAAGTTGAAGACCAACGTGATGTTGTCTTCTGATAAGAATATTCTTACACCTGCAGAAGTTAATGAAACTACTGTTGATCCAGCATTGTTGTTTCAGTTCAGCCGTACCGCCGAGGGCAGCTGGACGCTGAAGAATGCGAAGAATAAGGTGTTCGCAATGGCTACACCAGCACCCTTCACCTCGTTGTCGGTTACTACAAATCCAGCGGACGCAGGTAAGTATAATGTCGTTTCAACGATTGAAGGACTCAGCTATCTTCAGAGTCTGGATCCTGCTCGTGCCGTCTATCCTGCCATCCACGCTGATAACAACGGAAGGATTGTGGCATGGGCAATTACATCCGAAGCCTCACAGTGGTTTATCGAACCTGTTGACTATGCAGACGAAACTGATGGTATTGTTTCGCTTACCCCTGCTGTTGAGACTGTACAAGAAGTTTTTAATCTTCAGGGACAACGTGTCTCACCTCTTTCTTTGCAGAAAGGCAGCGTGTATATCGTTAATGGAAAGAAATTAGTATATTGA
- a CDS encoding MFS transporter: MKQKSNYLFPLAIIGLFFFSIGFALGINSYLMPVLEKSMHISGAASSLLLAATFVPFLLFGIPATRCIKAIGYKRTMALSFVIFAAAFGLFILAAKQNSLTWFLIASFVSGAANAVLQASVNPYVTILGPMESAARRISCMGISNKLAWPVTTLFITLVIGKGIGETQLSDLYMPFGIIIGIFLLLGVIALMAPLPDVKAAGEDESESSDEAAVSSYADGKTSIMQFPHLLLGCLALFLYVGVETISLATATGYAQSLGLEGDNYGFIPSVGMIVGYIGGVIFIPRYLSQAAAMRICAIVALVGSVAVAVVPDPVISVYCIFLMALGCSLMWPALWPLAMADLGKFTKSGASLLTMAMAGGAVMPWLRGVVQDATSFQTSYWVSVPCFLFILYYGMAGYKIRTK; encoded by the coding sequence ATGAAACAGAAAAGTAACTATCTATTTCCCTTAGCCATTATCGGCTTATTCTTCTTCTCTATTGGCTTTGCCTTGGGTATCAACTCTTACCTGATGCCAGTGTTAGAGAAGTCTATGCATATCTCAGGTGCAGCTTCCAGTCTGTTGCTTGCAGCGACTTTCGTTCCGTTCCTGTTGTTCGGTATTCCTGCTACTCGTTGTATAAAGGCAATCGGCTACAAGCGTACAATGGCTTTGTCGTTTGTTATCTTTGCTGCTGCCTTCGGTTTGTTCATCCTCGCAGCAAAGCAGAATTCTCTGACATGGTTCCTCATTGCGAGCTTCGTCAGTGGTGCAGCCAATGCCGTTTTGCAGGCATCCGTCAATCCTTACGTGACTATTCTCGGTCCGATGGAATCTGCCGCACGTCGTATTTCTTGTATGGGTATCAGCAATAAGCTGGCTTGGCCTGTCACAACCCTCTTCATCACCTTGGTGATTGGTAAGGGAATTGGCGAGACACAGCTCAGCGACCTTTATATGCCATTCGGTATTATCATCGGTATCTTCCTGCTCTTGGGTGTTATCGCGTTGATGGCTCCACTGCCTGACGTGAAGGCTGCAGGTGAGGATGAGAGCGAGAGCAGTGACGAGGCTGCTGTAAGCTCATACGCTGACGGTAAGACAAGTATTATGCAGTTCCCACACTTGTTGTTGGGCTGTCTGGCACTCTTCCTCTATGTCGGTGTAGAGACCATTTCGCTTGCAACAGCAACGGGTTATGCTCAGTCATTGGGCTTGGAAGGCGACAACTACGGATTTATTCCTTCTGTGGGTATGATTGTGGGTTACATCGGTGGTGTAATCTTCATCCCACGTTACCTCTCTCAGGCTGCTGCAATGCGTATCTGTGCTATCGTTGCCCTCGTGGGTAGTGTGGCTGTAGCCGTTGTGCCCGACCCGGTTATCTCTGTTTATTGCATCTTCCTGATGGCGTTAGGCTGCTCACTGATGTGGCCGGCGTTGTGGCCTTTGGCAATGGCAGACCTTGGTAAGTTCACTAAGTCTGGTGCTTCACTGCTGACCATGGCGATGGCTGGTGGTGCAGTCATGCCTTGGTTACGTGGTGTGGTACAGGATGCAACCTCTTTCCAGACCTCTTACTGGGTGAGCGTTCCTTGCTTCCTCTTCATCCTTTATTACGGAATGGCAGGATATAAGATTCGCACGAAGTAG